The Arachis hypogaea cultivar Tifrunner chromosome 16, arahy.Tifrunner.gnm2.J5K5, whole genome shotgun sequence genome contains a region encoding:
- the LOC112755262 gene encoding uncharacterized protein isoform X1, producing the protein MEALPTVHNSHQSLCSSFHYSSPSPTQSTCCSLLRTPLSPPSSSSPPSSSIRASSSSHSNSLPSPPSSDPPQQNFQYLVPSLATVTAASAFLFLGFCRNGFVNKPVTLTTTLSSIETIPESLDLDGKNYLDEIFGGKPYHVQSTLHLKLKERIPVVHGFNKAKTDDDDAWQVLKAHVFSCSEQLEIVRVGFEEILDNERDLSKASQDCVLEYLEKLDKYIVMLKGIKLAMEKCERENGNVKYYLRLWSKLVEEIRVFEGNMVGALKQLKELEQE; encoded by the coding sequence ATGGAAGCCCTTCCCACGGTTCACAACAGCCACCAATCTCTCTGCTCTTCATTTCACTACTCTTCCCCCTCCCCAACACAATCCACCTGTTGTTCTCTCCTTCGCACACCACTTTCTCCGCCCTCCTCATCATCGCCTCCATCTTCTTCTATCAGAGCCTCTTCTTCCTCTCATTCTAATTCTTTACCGTCACCTCCTTCCTCCGATCCTCCTCAACAAAATTTCCAATACTTAGTTCCCTCCCTCGCCACCGTAACTGCAGCATCGGCGTTTTTGTTTCTAGGGTTTTGTCGAAACGGTTTCGTCAACAAGCCAGTAACACTAACTACCACGCTCTCCTCGATCGAAACAATTCCGGAATCGTTGGATTTGGATGGCAAGAACTATCTTGATGAGATCTTTGGTGGCAAGCCGTACCACGTTCAATCCACTCTGCACTTGAAGCTGAAGGAGAGAATCCCCGTTGTTCATGGCTTCAACAAAGCAAAGACCGATGACGACGATGCCTGGCAAGTACTGAAGGCGCATGTGTTTAGCTGCAGCGAGCAGTTGGAGATAGTGAGGGTTGGATTCGAGGAGATATTGGACAATGAAAGGGATTTAAGCAAGGCGAGTCAAGACTGTGTTCTTGAGTATCTGGAGAAACTTGACAAGTACATAGTGATGTTGAAGGGTATTAAGTTGGCCATGGAGAAGTGTGAGAGGGAGAATGGAAATGTTAAGTATTATCTTAGGTTGTGGAGCAAGCTCGTTGAGGAAATTAGGGTCTTCGAGGGAAACATGGTTGGTGCTTTGAAGCAGCTCAAGGAACTTGAGCAAGA
- the LOC112755262 gene encoding uncharacterized protein isoform X2, which yields MEALPTVHNSHQSLCSSFHYSSPSPTQSTCCSLLRTPLSPPSSSSPPSSSIRASSSSHSNSLPSPPSSDPPQQNFQYLVPSLATVTAASAFLFLGFCRNGFVNKPVTLTTTLSSIETIPESLDLDGKNYLDEIFGGKPYHVQSTLHLKLKERIPVVHGFNKAKTDDDDAWQVLKAHVFSCSEQLEIVRVGFEEILDNERDLSKASQDCVLEYLEKLDKYIVMLKGIKLAMEKCERENGNVKYYLRLWSKLVEEIRVFEGNMVGALKQLKELEQE from the coding sequence ATGGAAGCCCTTCCCACGGTTCACAACAGCCACCAATCTCTCTGCTCTTCATTTCACTACTCTTCCCCCTCCCCAACACAATCCACCTGTTGTTCTCTCCTTCGCACACCACTTTCTCCGCCCTCCTCATCATCGCCTCCATCTTCTTCTATCAGAGCCTCTTCTTCCTCTCATTCTAATTCTTTACCGTCACCTCCTTCCTCCGATCCTCCTCAACAAAATTTCCAATACTTAGTTCCCTCCCTCGCCACCGTAACTGCAGCATCGGCGTTTTTGTTTCTAGGGTTTTGTCGAAACGGTTTCGTCAACAAGCCAGTAACACTAACTACCACGCTCTCCTCGATCGAAACAATTCCGGAATCGTTGGATTTGGATGGCAAGAACTATCTTGATGAGATCTTTGGTGGCAAGCCGTACCACGTTCAATCCACTCTGCACTTGAAGCTGAAGGAGAGAATCCCCGTTGTTCATGGCTTCAACAAAGCAAAGACCGATGACGACGATGCCTGGCAAGTACTGAAGGCGCATGTGTTTAGCTGCAGCGAGCAGTTGGAGATAGTGAGGGTTGGATTCGAGGAGATATTGGACAATGAAAGGGATTTAAGCAAGGCGAGTCAAGACTGTGTTCTTGAGTATCTGGAGAAACTTGACAAGTACATAGTGATGTTGAAGGGTATTAAGTTGGCCATGGAGAAGTGTGAGAGGGAGAATGGAAATGTTAAGTATTATCTTAGGTTGTGGAGCAAGCTCGTTGAGGAAATTAGGGTCTTCGAGGGAAACATGGTTGGTGCTTTGAAGCAGCTCAAGGAACTTGAGCAAGAGTAA